The Acidobacteriaceae bacterium nucleotide sequence CGGCGATTTCCTGAATATCGTCGACTCCGACGAAGCCGTACCAGACGGCTTCCGGATAGACCACGACGACCGGGCCGTGCTCACACTGCTCCAGGCAGCCGGTCTCCTGTACACGGACTCGGCCTTTGGCTCCGGCCTTCTTTACGGCGTCTTTGAAGAGGCCTTTGTACTTCTTGCTGCCCTCGTGGGCGCAGCTGGGACGCTTGGCATCGGGGCCTCGCTCGTTGGTGCAAATAAAGACGTGATGATCAAACTTCGGCATATCTGTTTGGATGCTTGCACTTGTATCTGCGAAAATCAAACCCTATGCTCGTTGACGACCTTTCCACCACTAAAGACGACATGGTGGCCTTCATCGCCGGCCACGGCCTTCGCTCCATGAAGGCGTTTGTGCCCGAAGACGTTCCCTCCATCCTGTTCGAAGATGAAGATCCAGACTCCTGGAAAGACTTTGTCGAACACGCCAAGTCCGCGTCAGTTCCCTTCCTCACGATGAGCGAAGTCGTGCTCGAACCGGAAGACGTCGCAACGCTCATCGGCCAGGTTCGCGATCAGAACTATCCCGACCACGACCCCGAAGAGCTCGAAGAGGCACGGGATTTGACACAGCATGTGGGCAAGATCGGCTACATTCAGCTCGGCTTCAGCACGGGCGGGGTGGTGTACCTGTACGAGGCAGCGACGGAGTGGTACGACCGCTTCCAGGAGC carries:
- a CDS encoding (2Fe-2S) ferredoxin domain-containing protein, which produces MPKFDHHVFICTNERGPDAKRPSCAHEGSKKYKGLFKDAVKKAGAKGRVRVQETGCLEQCEHGPVVVVYPEAVWYGFVGVDDIQEIAEKHLAGGVPVERLRLPDTCLNTEHCPHRK